One region of Fragaria vesca subsp. vesca linkage group LG4, FraVesHawaii_1.0, whole genome shotgun sequence genomic DNA includes:
- the LOC101306619 gene encoding uncharacterized protein LOC101306619 produces the protein MARPSSTVHVPNRRFRSDHDNGRRSPPDYDNSPDGRRQRRSPSYERYDRHRKRSYSPDFPSPRRSPRSNGGRRLGRAGNDRSYSPDYSNPRRSPRSNGGPDSLPRRFGRAGDDRDRNGRRPELEDSDEELKGLNFEEFRRLKRQKLRKALRGCIWNVTPSPPRNEDDEFELEDKAEEIPEGFGGEDEDSGEKLKEKGKSESESESESEDLKSRKRNKSSGSKRRRKSSKYSDSESESVSDDESDEEEDRRRRRKSRTRSKRKKSRRERRRRRKSRRSSDSDESEVSDSESSDSDRVKSKKKKRKVSSKSKKKKYSETESEDSGSEKSLDSEVDAKPKALVAVEEPEMDENSIEALKLKEILEAQRNPSLDLDNEPVVGPMPLPRAEGHISYGGALRPGEGDAIAQYVQQGKRIPRRGEVGLSAEEIQKFEGLGYVMSGSRHQRMNAIRIRKENQVYSAEDKRALAMFNYEEKAKREHKVMADLQRLVQRHIGQDVGPTHDPFSSKASEDPDDD, from the coding sequence ATGGCGAGGCCATCCTCCACCGTTCATGTCCCCAATCGACGATTCCGTTCCGATCACGATAACGGCCGTCGCTCACCGCCGGACTATGACAACTCACCTGACGGCCGCCGCCAGCGTCGCAGCCCCAGCTATGAAAGGTACGACCGCCACCGAAAACGTTCTTACTCTCCCGATTTCCCAAGCCCTAGACGAAGCCCTAGGTCCAACGGAGGTCGGAGACTCGGCCGGGCCGGGAACGACCGATCTTACTCGCCTGATTACTCGAATCCTCGACGAAGCCCTAGGTCTAATGGAGGGCCGGACTCGTTGCCGAGGAGATTCGGGCGGGCCGGGGACGATAGGGATCGGAATGGAAGGCGGCCGGAGTTGGAGGATTCCGATGAGGAGCTGAAGGGGCTGAACTTCGAGGAGTTCAGAAGGCTGAAGAGGCAGAAGCTGAGGAAGGCGTTGAGAGGTTGTATATGGAATGTGACGCCAAGCCCGCCGAGGAATGAAGATGACGAGTTCGAATTGGAGGACAAGGCTGAGGAGATTCCGGAGGGGTTTGGTGGAGAGGATGAGGATTCAGGCGAGAAATTGAAAGAGAAAGGCAAGAGTGAATCTGAGTCGGAATCGGAATCGGAGGATTTGAAGTCCAGAAAAAGGAACAAGAGTTCGGGTTCTAAGCGTAGGAGGAAGAGTTCGAAATATAGTGATAGTGAATCTGAGAGCGTGAGTGATGATGAGTCGGATGAGGAAGAGGATCGCAGAAGGAGAAGGAAATCTAGAACTAGGAGTAAGAGGAAGAAGAGCAGAAGAGAGAGGAGGAGGAGGAGGAAGAGTAGGAGGAGTAGCGATTCGGATGAGAGCGAAGTGAGTGATAGTGAGAGTTCAGATTCTGATAGGGTGAAGTCAAAGAAGAAGAAGCGAAAGGTGAGCAGCAAGAGTAAGAAGAAGAAGTACTCTGAAACGGAGAGTGAGGATTCTGGTTCGGAGAAGAGTTTGGATTCTGAAGTTGATGCCAAGCCTAAAGCTCTAGTGGCAGTGGAGGAGCCGGAGATGGATGAGAATAGTATTGAGGCGCTGAAACTGAAGGAAATTCTTGAGGCTCAGAGGAACCCTTCGTTGGATTTGGACAATGAACCTGTGGTTGGGCCAATGCCGTTGCCGAGAGCTGAAGGGCATATTAGTTATGGTGGGGCGCTTAGGCCTGGTGAAGGTGATGCCATTGCGCAGTATGTTCAACAAGGGAAGCGTATTCCGCGAAGAGGAGAAGTGGGTCTTTCTGCCGAGGAGATTCAGAAGTTTGAGGGTCTTGGCTATGTGATGAGTGGTAGCAGGCACCAGAGGATGAATGCCATTCGTATTAGGAAAGAAAACCAGGTTTATAGTGCTGAGGATAAGAGGGCATTGGCCATGTTTAACTATGAGGAGAAAGCAAAGCGAGAGCACAAGGTTATGGCTGATTTGCAGCGGCTGGTTCAGCGCCATATTGGACAGGATGTTGGTCCTACTCATGACCCCTTTTCTTCCAAGGCCTCCGAGGATCCTGATGATGATTAA